One genomic segment of Helianthus annuus cultivar XRQ/B chromosome 14, HanXRQr2.0-SUNRISE, whole genome shotgun sequence includes these proteins:
- the LOC110904642 gene encoding pumilio homolog 4, with protein sequence MEEGMMKGNAENTLENELELILSQRESRVFGDQERDRSTHRSGSAPPTVEGSLSAVGSLYRNPNLDEIDNGYSISTNEMLTEEELRSHPLYVSYYYAHGNFNPRLPPPLLSKEDWRAAQRFQVGGSSSEGTRDWWKKKNVCSDSDSSNSSSLFSMQPGLGMHKNAESDLIEMRKARKNSAEWVSKPDGLIGLSASGMGCRRKSFADILQEGLEQPASSSNRISRPASQNAIFTNSHSSSLVNENEAFTHSFTPIVGSSVSRRAPSPGLPPVSSIVRPADVASSLASLNLSKSHLLEGDNYSQCNNLDAINDQRLSFHHRFVDNSRKDNLGPVIFHRRAASSADLNSNQNMFDFSNFEGPPNQVRNFTGMDLSGRMPTRYSAANSHLASASNINTAGKGQFLRRYNYPPPVMDSPHGNFLHGGNNYIVSHGHEDMRALHKMYVEALLAQHNQQYGSPHFGRSGSLNHIHENPAYSHVMPYQGNLVEKSRPLSQPERTMQFAPALRSSAGEVSFDRRYVSSLLDELKNNKTKSFELSDVVHHVIEFSTDQYGSRFIQQKLETATVEEKNLIFPEIIPRARSLMTDVFGNYVIQKFFEHGTESQRKELAGQLIGHVLPLSLQMYGCRVIQKALEVVDVDLQNLMVSELNGSVMKCVRDQNGNHVIQKCIECVPQDRIQFIVSSFFGQVVALSSHPYGCRVIQRVLEHCDDPNTQVVMDEIMNSVCTLAQDQYGNYVIQHVLQHGKPHERSAIISKLSGQIVLMSLQKFASNVVEKCLTYGSLDERQLLVKEILGPTDENEPLQAMMKDPFGNYVVQKVLETCDEQSREFILSRIKVHLAALKRYTYGKHIVSRVEKLITSGERHIASSTSSRS encoded by the exons GAAGAAGAACTTAGATCACATCCTTTGTATGTATCATATTATTATGCTCATGGGAATTTTAATCCAAGGCTTCCACCGCCTTTGTTGTCGAAAGAGGACTGGCGGGCTGCACAGCGGTTTCAGGTTGGCGGGTCGTCTTCTGAAGGAACGAGAGATTGGTGGAAGAAGAAGAATGTGTGCAGTGATAGTGATAGCAGTAATAGTTCTTCGTTGTTTTCGATGCAACCTGGATTGGGTATGCACAAAAATGCAGAATCGGATTTGATTGAAATGAGAAAGGCCCGGAAAAACTCTGCTGAATGGGTTAGTAAACCCGACGGTTTGATTGGTTTATCGGCTTCTGGAATGGGATGTAGAAGAAAAAGCTTTGCAGATATTCTTCAG GAAGGACTTGAACAGCCTGCATCTTCATCTAACCGAATTTCTCGCCCTGCAAGTCAGAATGCGATTTTTACTAACTCTCATTCATCAAGTTTAGTTAATGAAAATGAAGCGTTTACGCATTCTTTTACACCGATTGTGGGTTCGTCTGTTTCAAGGAGAGCTCCTAGCCCTGGCCTTCCTCCTGTGAGTAGCATTGTTCGCCCTGCTGATGTGGCATCTTCCTTAGCTAGCTTAAATCTCTCAAAAAGCCATCTTCTTGAAGGAGATAACTATTCGCAATGTAACAATCTTGACGCTATAAATGATCAGAGGTTAAGTTTTCATCATCGGTTTGTTGATAATTCGAGAAAAGATAATCTCGGACCAGTGATTTTTCATAGGAGAGCAGCTTCTTCTGCTGATCTTAATTCTAACCAAAACATGTTTGACTTTTCAAACTTCGAAGGACCACCTAATCAGGTCCGAAATTTTACCGGGATGGATTTATCTGGTCGGATGCCAACGAGATATTCTGCCGCAAATAGTCACCTTGCTTCAG CTTCAAATATAAATACTGCTGGAAAGGGACAGTTTCTGAGACGATACAACTACCCGCCACCTGTCATGGATTCTCCGCATGGTAATTTTCTTCACGGAGGAAATAACTATATTGTTTCGCACGGCCATGAAGATATGCGAGCGCTTCATAAGATGTACGTTGAGGCCCTGCTTGCGCAACATAACCAACAATACGGTTCGCCACATTTTGGTAGATCAGGCAGTTTAAACCATATACACGAGAATCCCGCATACAGTCATGTCATGCCATATCAAGGAAACTTAGTGGAAAAGTCCAGACCGTTGTCACAGCCCGAACGAACCATGCAGTTTGCTCCTGCATTAAGAAGTTCAGCGGGTGAAGTTAGCTTTGATCGAAGATATGTTTCATCGTTGTTAGATGAGCTCAAGAACAataaaaccaaatcgtttgagcTCTCTGATGTTGTTCATCATGTCATTGAGTTTAG TACGGATCAGTATGGAAGCCGGTTTATACAGCAGAAGCTTGAAACAGCAACAGTTGAAGAAAAGAATTTAATATTTCCCGAAATCATTCCTCGTGCTCGTAGTTTGATGACTGATGTCTTTGGTAATTATGTCATACAGAAG TTTTTTGAGCAtggaactgaaagtcaaagaaaGGAGTTAGCGGGTCAACTTATCGGTCATGTTTTGCCTCTTAGTCTTCAAATGTATGGTTGTAGAGTCATCCAGAAG GCATTAGAGGTGGTTGATGTTGATCTGCAGAACCTTATGGTAAGTGAGCTTAATGGTTCAGTGATGAAATGCGTTCGTGATCAGAATGGTAATCATGTTATTCAAAAATGCATTGAATGCGTGCCTCAAGATCGGATCCAGTTTATAGTTTCATCATTCTTTGGGCAAGTCGTTGCCCTTTCGTCACATCCTTATGGCTGTCGGGTCATACAG AGGGTTTTGGAGCATTGTGATGATCCAAATACACAAGTTGTAATGGATGAAATCATGAATTCGGTTTGTACTCTAGCACAGGACCAATATGGTAATTATGTTATTCAG CATGTACTGCAACATGGTAAACCACATGAGCGATCCGCTATTATCAGCAAGCTTTCAGGACAAATAGTATTAATGAGTCTTCAGAAATTTGCTTCTAATGTCGTTGAGAAATGTTTGACTTACGGAAGTCTAGATGAACGACAACTTCTTGTGAAGGAGATACTTGGTCCCACCGATGAAAACGAGCCGTTACAA GCAATGATGAAAGACCCTTTTGGGAATTATGTGGTGCAAAAGGTTCTAGAAACTTGCGATGAGCAGAGCCGCGAATTCATCCTCTCGCGCATAAAGGTTCATTTGGCGGCTTTGAAACGATACACATATGGTAAACATATTGTTTCTCGTGTGGAAAAGCTCATCACTTCAGGAG AAAGGCATATTGCATCATCAACGTCTTCTAGGTCCTGA
- the LOC110904643 gene encoding AAA-ATPase At3g50940, producing MSSPSTESRIAMAQTLISTIGSVAAAAMVVRSVSRDYLPPEFQDYLYLNFRKFLNKFSNQLTMVFYEFEGFNDNEIYTATQLYLSSRISSDIHRLKVAKTPNEQHFNLSMEINEEYTDVYKGVNFTWSLVSKKKPTREYYTHDENGRSSKSDLRSLELTFHRKHKDLALNSYLPFIITSSKTIIQNEKTVKLFTVERKTSYTRYPTTWTPVNLDHPATFETVAMDTGVKDMVVKDLDRFLERREYYRKVGKAWKRGYLLYGPPGTGKSSLIAAMANYLKFDIYDLELTNIHSNSELRRLLVATANRSILVVEDIDCSVELHDRVQAEREKAIRRDYRRGYEEEPKVTLSGFLNFIDGLWSSCGDERIIIFTTNRKEKLDPALIRPGRMDVHIHMSYCTPSAFRLLVSNYLGITEHNLFEEIDDLICHVDVTPAEVAEQLLKDNDPDIALGGLIEFFDVKRKENEEAKARLKEAEELAAKESEKKQEEDAPDA from the exons ATGTCTTCCCCGTCAACTGAATCCAGAATCGCCATGGCCCAAACACTCATCTCCACCATCGGCTCCGTCGCCGCCGCCGCAATGGTCGTCCGCAGCGTCTCCCGCGACTACCTCCCCCCTGAATTCCAAGACTACCTATACCTCAACTTCCGCAAATTCCTCAACAAGTTCTCTAACCAGTTAACCATGGTCTTCTACGAATTCGAAGGCTTTAACGACAACGAAATCTACACCGCCACACAACTTTACCTTTCTTCTCGTATCTCCTCCGATATCCACCGGTTAAAAGTCGCTAAAACCCCAAACGAACAACACTTCAACTTATCCATGGAGATCAACGAGGAGTATACAGATGTTTACAAAGGAGTTAACTTCACGTGGTCTTTAGTTTCCAAGAAGAAACCCACTAGAGAGTATTACACTCACGACGAAAACGGTAGATCTTCCAAATCAGACCTCCGATCGCTAGAACTCACGTTTCACCGGAAACACAAAGATCTCGCGTTGAATTCCTACTTGCCGTTTATCATCACTAGTTCAAAAACCATTATACAAAATGAGAAAACCGTGAAGCTGTTCACAGTGGAGAGAAAAACGAGCTATACAAGGTATCCTACGACGTGGACGCCGGTCAACCTTGACCATCCTGCGACGTTTGAGACGGTGGCTATGGATACGGGTGTGAAGGATATGGTGGTGAAGGATTTGGATAGGTTTTTAGAACGGAGAGAGTATTACCGGAAAGTCGGAAAGGCGTGGAAGAGAGGGTACTTGTTGTATGGTCCTCCGGGTACTGGGAAGTCTAGCTTGATTGCGGCCATGGCGAATTACTTGAAGTTTGATATATATGACTTGGAGTTGACTAATATTCATTCGAATTCGGAGCTGCGGAGGTTGTTGGTGGCGACGGCGAACCGGTCGATACTGGTGGTCGAGGATATTGATTGCTCGGTCGAGTTGCATGATCGGGTGCAAGCTGAAAGGGAGAAAGCGATTCGAAGGGATTACCGGCGAGGTTATGAGGAAGAACCGAAG GTAACTTTATCAGGGTTTCTTAATTTCATTGACGGGTTATGGTCAAGTTGTGGTGACGAGAGGATCATAATATTCACAACAAATAGGAAGGAGAAACTTGATCCTGCACTTATTCGTCCGGGTCGTATGGATGTTCACATCCACATGTCATATTGCACCCCAAGCGCCTTTCGGCTGCTAGTCTCCAACTACCTTGGTATTACCGAACACAATCTTTTTGAAGAAATCGATGATTTGATCTGCCATGTGGATGTTACCCCTGCTGAAGTAGCAGAACAGCTTCTTAAAGACAATGACCCGGACATTGCTCTTGGTGGCCTCATTGAGTTTTTTGATGTAAAGAGGAAGGAGAATGAGGAGGCCAAAGCAAGGCTAAAAGAAGCAGAAGAATTGGCTGCAAAAGAAAGTGAAAAGAAGCAAGAAGAGGATGCACCGGACGCTTAG
- the LOC110906179 gene encoding AAA-ATPase At3g50940, whose translation MVIPVPFISNCHLVPNDQTFKTDPPSTKSKVGIVKRVISTVESVAATAMVLRRVSRDYLPVEIRREFRRELEKYIASNVLNKFSNQFTMVFDEFDGYSDNEIYNAAQLYLSTRISSEVRRVNVTKNPNKQQFNVAMEINEEYTDVYNGVHFTWSLLSKQLKSNDRYGRTDIRSLELTFHQKHKDFVLNSYLPYIINTSETHKQNKRTVKLFTLEGWYWESVKLDHPATFETVAMDPGVKEMLVKDLDRFVARREHYRKVGKAWKRGYLLNGPPGTGKSSLVAAIANYLKFDIYDLDLTDICSNSELRTVLLGTANRSILVVEDIDCSVKLHNRGAQTYNNNGKLALSGFLNSIDGISSSCGDERIIIFTTNRKEVLDPALVRPGRMDVHIHMSYCTPCALRVLVSVYLSITEHDLLEDIDELIGHVDVTPAEVAEQLLIDEDPDIALGGLVEFWMQRGRRMRRPNQG comes from the exons ATGGTCATCCCGGTCCCCTTCATCTCCAACTGTCACCTCGTCCCCAACGACCAGACTTTCAAAACGGATCCCCCCTCCACTAAATCCAAAGTTGGCATCGTCAAAAGAGTGATCTCCACCGTCGAATCTGTCGCCGCAACGGCAATGGTACTCCGCAGAGTCTCCCGTGACTACTTGCCCGTTGAAATCCGCCGTGAATTCCGCCGTGAATTAGAAAAGTACATAGCAAGTAATGTTCTCAACAAGTTCTCCAACCAGTTCACCATGGTGTTTGACGAATTCGATGGGTATAGCGACAATGAAATCTACAACGCCGCCCAACTCTACCTATCCACCCGTATATCCTCCGAAGTTCGTCGTGTAAACGTCACTAAAAACCCAAACAAACAACAGTTTAACGTAGCTATGGAAATCAACGAGGAGTATACAGATGTTTACAATGGAGTCCACTTCACTTGGTCTTTGCTTTCCAAGCAGTTGAAATCTAACGACAGATACGGCCGAACCGACATCCGATCGTTAGAACTCACGTTTCACCAGAAACACAAAGATTTTGTGTTGAATTCCTACTTGCCGTATATAATCAACACCTCCGAAACCCATAAACAAAACAAGAGAACGGTGAAGCTGTTCACACTCGAAGGTTGGTATTGGGAGTCGGTGAAACTCGACCACCCGGCGACATTTGAGACGGTGGCAATGGATCCCGGTGTGAAGGAGATGCTGGTGAAGGATTTGGATAGGTTTGTGGCGAGGAGAGAGCATTATCGCAAAGTCGGTAAAGCGTGGAAGAGAGGCTACTTGTTGAACGGTCCTCCGGGTACTGGGAAGTCTAGCTTGGTTGCAGCCATCGCGAATTACTTGAAGTTTGACATATACGACTTGGACTTGACTGACATTTGTTCGAACTCTGAGCTGCGAACGGTTTTGTTGGGGACTGCAAACCGTTCAATACTTGTGGTGGAGGACATTGATTGCTCGGTTAAGTTGCACAATCGGGGAGCTCAAACATATAATAACAACGGAAAG CTAGCGTTATCAGGGTTCCTTAATTCCATTGACGGGATATCGTCAAGTTGTGGCGACGAGAGGATCATAATATTCACGACAAACAGGAAGGAGGTTCTTGATCCGGCACTTGTTCGTCCGGGTCGTATGGATGTTCACATCCACATGTCATACTGCACTCCGTGCGCCTTGAGAGTGCTGGTCTCAGTCTATCTTAGTATTACCGAACATGATCTTTTGGAAGACATTGATGAGTTGATCGGCCATGTGGATGTTACCCCTGCTGAAGTGGCGGAACAACTTCTCATAGATGAAGACCCGGACATTGCTCTTGGTGGCCTCGTTGAGTTTTGGATGCAAAGAGGAAGAAGAATGAGGAGGCCAAACCAAGGttag